A stretch of the Trichomycterus rosablanca isolate fTriRos1 unplaced genomic scaffold, fTriRos1.hap1 scaffold_134, whole genome shotgun sequence genome encodes the following:
- the LOC134305238 gene encoding histone H3 — MARTKQTARKSTGGKAPRKQLATKAARKSAPATGGVKKPHRYRPGTVALREIRRYQKSTELLIRKLPFQRLVREIAQDFKTDLRFQSSAVMALQEASEAYLVGLFEDTNLCAIHAKRVTIMPKDIQLARRIRGERA; from the coding sequence ATGGCAAGAACCAAGCAGACCGCTCGTAAATCCACCGGTGGTAAGGCGCCGAGGAAGCAGCTCGCCACTAAGGCTGCCCGCAAGAGCGCCCCGGCTACTGGCGGTGTGAAGAAACCTCACCGTTACAGGCCAGGTACCGTGGCTCTGCGTGAAATCCGCCGTTATCAGAAGTCCACTGAGCTGCTCATCCGCAAGCTGCCCTTCCAGCGCCTGGTTAGAGAGATCGCTCAGGACTTTAAGACCGATCTGCGCTTCCAGAGTTCTGCCGTCATGGCTCTGCAGGAGGCCAGTGAGGCTTACCTGGTCGGCCTGTTCGAGGACACTAACCTGTGCGCCATCCATGCCAAGAGGGTGACCATCATGCCTAAGGACATCCAGCTGGCCCGCCGTATTCGCGGAGAGCGTGCTTAA